A single window of Candidatus Methylomirabilota bacterium DNA harbors:
- a CDS encoding helix-turn-helix transcriptional regulator — MDFTNLKTARLAKGVSQVEAARRLKVSQSYLAMLEGGVRRLTPELVRRATRVYGLAPTALPPSELNVVNNRTASETLAGDLAALGYPGLAYLRPRHWKLKNPGEVLLTALAQEDLESRLVEALPWLVLTFWPLDQNWVVRQAKLRDLQNRLGFVVTLARRLAERAGDQPRARTLEEFEAVLERSRLAREDTLCKVSLPEAEQRWLTEHRSPEARRWNVLSDWTADALRFA; from the coding sequence ATGGACTTTACGAATCTAAAGACTGCGCGGCTGGCCAAAGGCGTGAGTCAGGTAGAGGCTGCGAGGCGCCTCAAGGTGTCGCAGTCCTATCTGGCGATGCTTGAGGGCGGTGTCCGCCGCTTGACGCCTGAACTCGTTCGGCGTGCGACGAGGGTCTACGGTCTCGCTCCGACCGCGCTGCCCCCCTCGGAATTGAACGTCGTGAACAACCGAACGGCTTCTGAAACTCTGGCCGGTGATCTTGCTGCATTGGGGTATCCAGGACTCGCGTATCTGCGCCCCCGTCATTGGAAGCTCAAGAACCCTGGCGAGGTCCTCCTTACCGCTCTGGCTCAGGAAGATCTGGAGTCTCGTCTCGTGGAGGCCCTCCCCTGGCTCGTGCTGACGTTTTGGCCTCTGGACCAAAATTGGGTGGTACGCCAAGCAAAGCTCCGAGACCTTCAGAATCGTCTTGGCTTTGTCGTCACCTTGGCGCGCCGACTCGCCGAGCGTGCAGGAGATCAGCCTCGGGCCCGAACACTGGAGGAGTTCGAGGCGGTGCTCGAACGAAGCCGTCTTGCTCGTGAGGACACGTTGTGTAAGGTATCGCTGCCCGAGGCGGAGCAGAGATGGCTGACGGAACACAGGTCACCGGAAGCTAGGCGGTGGAACGTCCTGAGCGACTGGACGGCTGATGCCCTCCGCTTCGCCTGA
- a CDS encoding P1 family peptidase — MITDVPGITVGHATDLTALTGVTVVLAARPATCGVELRGGANDVAGLDFLDPRHLVPTVNGVVLGGGSRFGEEAIAGVMRWLEARGAGFAAGTAVVPHVPGAFLFDLNVGDGRVRPTREMGYEAAARAAGGPVAEGNVGAGAGASVGKLHGIERAMRGGVGSASARVADVVVGALVAVNAVGDVRDPDTGALVAGTRDAPGGRRLIDTARALRAGGALGRFATPAPAPAAPHTTIGVVATNARLTRTEAGKLASLAMLGFAQALSPPHTAFDGDTLFALSVGDLPADLTRLGLAAADAVARAICRGVRAATSLPHLPAARDL, encoded by the coding sequence GTGATCACCGACGTCCCGGGCATCACCGTCGGCCACGCGACCGATCTCACGGCGCTCACCGGCGTCACCGTCGTCCTCGCCGCGCGCCCCGCGACGTGCGGTGTCGAGCTGCGCGGCGGGGCCAACGACGTCGCCGGCCTGGACTTCCTCGATCCGCGCCACCTCGTGCCGACGGTCAACGGGGTCGTCCTCGGCGGGGGCAGCCGCTTCGGCGAGGAGGCGATCGCGGGCGTCATGCGCTGGCTCGAGGCGCGCGGCGCCGGCTTCGCCGCCGGGACGGCCGTCGTCCCGCACGTGCCCGGCGCGTTCCTCTTCGACCTCAACGTGGGCGATGGGCGCGTCCGCCCCACGCGCGAGATGGGGTACGAGGCGGCGGCGCGCGCGGCGGGCGGCCCGGTCGCCGAGGGGAACGTGGGCGCGGGCGCCGGCGCGAGCGTCGGCAAGCTCCACGGCATCGAGCGCGCGATGCGCGGCGGCGTCGGGAGCGCGAGCGCGCGCGTGGCCGACGTCGTCGTGGGCGCGCTCGTCGCGGTCAACGCCGTCGGCGACGTGCGCGACCCGGACACCGGCGCGCTCGTCGCCGGCACGCGGGACGCGCCCGGCGGCCGCCGGCTCATCGACACGGCGCGGGCGCTCCGCGCCGGCGGCGCGCTCGGCCGCTTCGCGACCCCCGCGCCGGCGCCCGCCGCGCCGCACACGACGATCGGCGTCGTCGCGACCAACGCGCGGCTCACGCGGACCGAGGCCGGCAAGCTCGCCTCGCTCGCGATGCTCGGCTTCGCGCAGGCGCTCTCGCCGCCCCACACCGCGTTCGACGGCGACACCCTCTTCGCCCTCTCCGTCGGCGATCTGCCGGCGGACCTGACCCGCCTCGGCCTCGCCGCCGCCGACGCCGTCGCCCGGGCGATCTGCCGCGGCGTGCGCGCGGCGACGTCCCTTCCCCACCTGCCCGCCGCTCGCGACCTCTAG
- a CDS encoding DUF6036 family nucleotidyltransferase, giving the protein MPSASPELPQPWGEFLAAVDGLLPNPVQLHCLGGFVVAVRYHLPRPTGDLDYVEIIPHHAMEVLQRTAGPESPLAKKYHLYFQHVGVASLPEAYDERLIELFLGRFEKLRLFELEAHDLALSKLARNSPVDREDVAHIAKVAPLDREILKTRYRKELRSIIIGDPDVHDRTLQMWIDAYFGS; this is encoded by the coding sequence ATGCCCTCCGCTTCGCCTGAGCTGCCTCAGCCCTGGGGTGAGTTCCTTGCAGCGGTGGACGGGCTACTTCCGAACCCCGTGCAACTCCATTGCCTCGGCGGATTCGTCGTTGCGGTCCGTTATCATCTTCCTCGGCCGACAGGCGACCTCGACTACGTCGAGATCATTCCCCACCATGCAATGGAAGTTCTTCAGAGAACTGCAGGGCCGGAGTCGCCGTTGGCGAAGAAGTATCACTTGTACTTTCAGCACGTTGGGGTGGCCAGCCTGCCGGAAGCGTATGATGAGCGCCTGATCGAGCTCTTCCTGGGTCGCTTCGAGAAGCTCCGGCTATTCGAACTTGAAGCTCACGACCTCGCGTTATCCAAGCTCGCTCGAAACAGCCCGGTGGATCGAGAGGACGTTGCTCACATAGCAAAGGTGGCACCGCTGGATCGTGAAATCCTCAAAACTCGGTATCGGAAGGAACTTCGGTCAATTATTATTGGCGATCCTGATGTACACGATCGGACGCTTCAAATGTGGATCGACGCCTACTTTGGCTCATGA
- a CDS encoding alpha/beta hydrolase — translation MAAWNELTLRERPVGGAVGDAVHELTPPFPQGRRRVVLLIHGYNNTEAAARRSYDKFTDDLGALGPSAGAVLADIGKLYWPGDADLGPLSFLSYPFEIAPAEESAEKLAMYVRTLAGPGGTPTELYFVCHSLGNRVVLELLDRLASEPAPLGHVAAAVLMAAAVPVGMVGDDGELLPGATLPGRTLALYSRDDNVLHWAFPIGETAAGEGFFPTAVGRFGQPPGLWAEREELAGNDHGDYWGDPRAAVRVARLLGAAVPREIGPAAIAGWQLPAAPEVAPREIAARELQA, via the coding sequence GTGGCCGCCTGGAACGAGCTGACGCTCCGGGAGCGCCCGGTGGGAGGGGCCGTCGGCGACGCGGTCCATGAGCTCACGCCGCCCTTCCCCCAAGGGCGGCGGCGCGTCGTCCTGCTGATCCACGGCTACAACAACACGGAAGCCGCGGCGCGACGGAGCTACGACAAGTTCACCGACGACCTCGGCGCGCTCGGCCCGAGCGCCGGCGCGGTCCTCGCCGACATCGGCAAGCTCTACTGGCCCGGCGACGCCGACCTCGGCCCCCTCTCGTTCCTCAGCTATCCGTTCGAGATCGCGCCCGCGGAGGAATCAGCGGAGAAGCTCGCCATGTACGTCCGGACCCTCGCGGGTCCCGGGGGAACGCCCACGGAGCTCTACTTCGTCTGCCATTCCCTCGGCAATCGCGTGGTCCTCGAGCTGCTCGACCGCCTCGCGAGCGAGCCCGCCCCGCTCGGCCACGTCGCCGCCGCCGTTCTCATGGCGGCCGCGGTCCCCGTCGGCATGGTCGGGGACGACGGCGAGCTGCTGCCGGGCGCCACGCTCCCCGGCAGGACCCTCGCCCTCTACTCGCGCGACGACAACGTCCTCCACTGGGCGTTCCCCATCGGCGAGACCGCCGCCGGCGAAGGCTTCTTCCCCACCGCCGTCGGCCGCTTCGGCCAGCCGCCCGGCCTCTGGGCCGAGCGTGAGGAGCTCGCGGGCAACGACCACGGCGACTACTGGGGCGACCCGCGCGCGGCCGTACGCGTCGCGCGCCTGCTCGGCGCCGCGGTCCCGCGGGAGATCGGGCCGGCGGCGATCGCGGGGTGGCAGCTGCCGGCGGCGCCGGAGGTGGCGCCGCGAGAGATCGCCGCGCGGGAGCTGCAGGCGTGA